Within Micavibrio sp. TMED2, the genomic segment GAGGTGAGCTCAATCTGTCCGCGCTGGCTGTCTGCCTCGGTCGTCACACGTTTTCTTCTTCCACAGCGTCTTCGTCATCCGCTGCCAGTAATCCTGCTTCATCGTCGCCACTTAGATCGTCAAGCTGGGCGCCGATATCAAGCTCTATTTCGTCCTCATCCTCATCAGCGTCTGCCTGTTCCTCAAGCGCCATCTGATCCGGCCAGCGATCGGCCAATGCAGCAACGGCGGGTCGAGCATCGAGCAGACCCGCGGCTTTCAGTTCATCAATACCCGGTAGATCATTGATATTGTTGAGATCAAAGTGATCGAGAAAGGCCGGTGTTGTCACCCAGGTCACCGGTCTGCCGGGGCTTTCCCGCCGACGACCAGGCTTGACCCAGCCCTGCTCCAGCAGGGTATCAAGGGCACCGCGCGATACAGCTACACCACGAATGGTTTCAATCTCGCCACGGGTCACCGGCTGGTGATAGGCAATGATCGCCAATGTCTCGAGCGTTGCCCGGGTCAGCTTCTTCGGCTGGTCGACCTGCTGGGTCAGGATCGGAGCCAGATCGGAGGCGGTACGGAACGCCCAGGCATCACCGTGGCGCTCCAGACTGATGCCACGCCCCTGATACAGGGTCTGCAGGTCTTCAAGGATTGCGCCCAGATCAGTCCCGGCGGGCAGACGCTCACGCAGAATTCCCATCGGTACCGGCTCGGTCGCAGCAAACAGCAATGCCTCAACCAGACGACGCAGGCCCGCATTGTCCAATGCGCTCTGGGCTTCATCAGCATCAAGGACGACAGTATCGTTATCATCTGACATTGAATAATCCCTTATACTCAAACGGGTTGCTGTTGGTTTTTGGCTGCTGCAGCAGCACGGGCATCGCCCTCACCCAGCCAACGCAGCTGGATCGGCGCGAAGGGCACATCCTGCCGCACCTCGATCGAACCGCCCTTGGCCAGTTCGAGCGATGCCAGAAAGGTCGAGGCAATCGCCGACCGGCGGGTCAGACCGGTGCCGAGGGATGCCGGGAGCAGCGATTGCAGCGTTACCCAGCCGGGTGACACGCCGAGGCTTTGGCGTAATCTCGTGAGCGCTTCCTCGATCGAGAACAGCTTTGCCATTTGCGGGCGGTAGATTTGTGTTTTTTGACGCTGCTGGATTTCGCCATAGGCGGTCAAAATATCATACAGCGTAACATCATAGAGCGGATTGCTGACGGTTTTCAGCCCTTCCGCAGCGCCCCTGATCTGGCGCTCGTAATTCAGCCGTGGACGGTCGGCCAGTTGCAATGCCGCCTTCTGCATGGCCTCAAGACGTTGCAGTTGGAAGGCGAGCGCGGCGGCCAGTTCCTCACCGGTCGGCTCGTCACCGCCCTCTTCCTCTTCCGGTGGCAGCAGCAATCGGGATTTCAGAAATGCCAGCCAGGCGGCCATGACCAGATAATCGGCGGCCAGTTCGAGCCGAAGCTCGCGGGCGCGTTCGACAAAGGCCAGATACTGATCGGCCAGCTTGACCATCGAGATACCGGTAATGTCGAGCTTCTTGTCCCGCGCGAGTGCGAGCATCAGGTCAATCGGCCCCTCAAACCCGTCGAGATCGATGATCAGCTGATCTTCCGAACGTACGGGCTTATCGAACCCGCCATCATTGGCGGGCAGATCGGGGCGTCCATCTGCATCAAATCTGGCACTCATGCCAAAACCTGTCCCTCATCAACGGTTACCGGCCTCTCCACTTGCCGGGAGCAACAGGACAGACCGGCCTCAGCCAGCGGTCGGGTCGTGCTGCTTACGTTGATTAGACAGGGCGACCAAGGCCGGGGTCAACCAGCGACGATGATGAGAGAGGAAGCTCTCATGGTCCATCGGCGTGGCCGCAGCCTTGCTCGATCCGGCGGCATTCTGCCAGCTTGCCCAACCGCTTTCGCTGATTTCTCCCGCTGCATCAGCCACTTCCATCCATAAATCAGGCTTCGGCGCACAGAACAGAACGCTGTCACATCCTGCCTCAATCGCATGTTTTGCCCGATCCCCGATGGCATTGCCGGAATAGCCGGAAAGTGCGCCCATCTCGATATCATCGGCCATCAGATGCCCGGCAAAACCGATTTTGTCCCGAATCACATCCTGAATAATCTTGGCCGACAGGGTCACCGGCTTGTCATCAATCTGCGGCAAAAGCAGATGCCCGGTCATGCCCAGCACCCGGTCACCATAGAGCAGCGAGGCAGCCGCGAAAGGTCGGAAGTCGGATGCTTCAAGCACCTCGATATCGGCATCAATCACCGGCAGGGCAGCATGGCTGTCAACGGTTGCCCGGCCATGACCCGGCAGATGCTTGATCACCGGCACGATGCCGGCTTCGCGCAGGCCGCGGACATAATGCAGCCCGGCAGTCTCTACCACATCCACATCCCGGCTGATCGTGCGGTCACCGAGCACACCATCGTCACTGCCCTCGGCGGGGATATCAAGCATTGGTGCGCAATTCACGCTGACATTGATGTTTCTGAGTACCTCACCAGTCAGGCGGGCATGCCAGTAAACCGCATCATCGAGCGTGCCGATTTCCGCTTCCTCAATGATGGAGAGTGCACCCGGTGCCGGAAATGGTGGCCAAGGTGGCGATGGCAGACGGTTCACCCGCCCGCCTTCCTGATCAATCATGATTGGCGGGTCGTGCTCGACACAGGATTTCAGGTCAGCGATGAGTGCCCGCACC encodes:
- a CDS encoding SMC-Scp complex subunit ScpB, whose product is MSDDNDTVVLDADEAQSALDNAGLRRLVEALLFAATEPVPMGILRERLPAGTDLGAILEDLQTLYQGRGISLERHGDAWAFRTASDLAPILTQQVDQPKKLTRATLETLAIIAYHQPVTRGEIETIRGVAVSRGALDTLLEQGWVKPGRRRESPGRPVTWVTTPAFLDHFDLNNINDLPGIDELKAAGLLDARPAVAALADRWPDQMALEEQADADEDEDEIELDIGAQLDDLSGDDEAGLLAADDEDAVEEENV